Proteins found in one Vicinamibacteria bacterium genomic segment:
- a CDS encoding fumarate hydratase translates to MTSFHYQPLFELGEDHAPYRKLSSDHVDEVSLAGRRILTVTSEGLSVLAAEAIRDISHLFRASHLEQVRAIYDDPGSSENDRFVALQMLKNANVAAGMILPSCQDTGTAIVIGHKGQHVLTEGRDAEALSHGIYETYTKTNLRYSQMAPLSMFEERNTRTNLPAQIEIYADEGDEYHFLFITKGGGSANKSYLYQETRAILGPDTLVDFIEQKMKTLGTAACPPYHLAVVIGGTSAELNLKTVKLASCRYLDSLPKSGNEHGRAFRDLGLEEEILARSRRLGIGAQFGGKYFCHDVRVIRLPRHGASLPVGIGVSCSADRQALAKITHEGIFLEKLERNPARFMPEVVAGELSPEVVALDLNRSMSDIRATLSRHPIKTRLSLTGPIIVARDIAHARLKERLDQGGELPEYFKNHIIYYAGPAKTPVGYASGSFGPTTAGRMDSYVDLFMEHGGSYVTLAKGNRSRSVTDSCRKHGGFYLGSIGGPAAILAVESIRKVEVVEFEELGMEAIWRIQVENFPAFIVVDDKGNDFFAQL, encoded by the coding sequence GTGACGAGTTTTCACTATCAGCCACTGTTCGAGCTCGGGGAGGATCATGCGCCCTATCGAAAGTTGAGCTCGGATCACGTCGACGAGGTCAGTCTTGCGGGACGCCGCATCCTGACGGTTACGTCCGAGGGACTCAGTGTTCTCGCCGCGGAGGCGATTCGGGATATTTCCCACCTGTTTCGTGCCTCACACCTCGAGCAGGTGCGGGCGATCTACGACGATCCAGGGTCGAGCGAAAATGATCGATTCGTCGCCCTCCAGATGCTGAAAAACGCGAATGTCGCTGCGGGAATGATCCTTCCGTCGTGCCAGGATACCGGCACGGCCATCGTCATCGGCCACAAAGGTCAGCACGTGCTGACCGAGGGGCGAGACGCGGAAGCCCTTTCGCACGGTATCTATGAAACCTACACGAAGACCAACCTCCGCTACTCGCAAATGGCTCCTTTGTCCATGTTCGAAGAGAGGAATACCCGTACGAATCTTCCCGCACAAATCGAGATCTATGCCGACGAGGGCGATGAGTACCATTTCCTCTTCATCACCAAAGGTGGAGGCTCGGCCAACAAGAGTTACCTCTATCAGGAGACACGGGCGATCCTGGGCCCTGACACTCTGGTCGATTTCATCGAGCAGAAGATGAAAACTCTTGGCACGGCTGCCTGCCCGCCCTATCACCTCGCGGTCGTAATTGGAGGGACGTCAGCCGAGCTGAACCTCAAGACGGTGAAGCTCGCGAGCTGTCGTTACCTCGACTCGCTTCCCAAAAGCGGCAACGAGCATGGACGAGCTTTCCGCGACCTCGGACTAGAGGAGGAGATACTGGCCCGTTCGCGCCGGCTTGGAATCGGAGCTCAGTTCGGGGGCAAATACTTCTGCCATGATGTAAGGGTCATCCGCCTTCCGCGCCACGGCGCCTCGCTTCCGGTCGGGATCGGCGTGTCGTGCTCAGCGGACCGACAGGCGCTCGCCAAGATCACGCACGAGGGCATCTTTCTCGAGAAGCTGGAGAGGAATCCGGCGCGGTTCATGCCGGAGGTGGTGGCCGGCGAGCTCTCCCCCGAGGTCGTCGCCCTGGACCTGAACCGTAGTATGTCGGATATACGGGCGACATTATCGCGCCATCCCATCAAGACCAGGCTCTCGCTAACCGGCCCGATCATCGTGGCACGAGATATCGCTCACGCCCGGCTCAAGGAGCGGCTCGACCAAGGGGGTGAGCTCCCGGAGTATTTCAAGAATCACATCATTTACTACGCGGGTCCGGCCAAGACACCGGTGGGCTACGCTTCGGGTTCTTTCGGCCCCACCACCGCCGGTCGCATGGACTCGTACGTGGATTTGTTCATGGAGCACGGCGGCAGCTACGTTACGCTCGCCAAAGGAAACCGCTCTCGGAGCGTGACCGACTCCTGCAGGAAGCACGGCGGCTTCTATCTCGGCTCCATTGGCGGACCCGCGGCGATTCTGGCCGTCGAGTCGATCAGGAAGGTCGAGGTCGTCGAGTTCGAGGAGCTGGGAATGGAAGCGATCTGGCGCATCCAGGTCGAGAACTTTCCCGCCTTCATCGTGGTAGATGACAAGGGGAACGATTTCTTCGCCCAGCTCTGA
- a CDS encoding GGDEF domain-containing protein, translating to MVETIPKRQLYPLLGFFLALGAPGGLLLLRGLALGRLLSSDWVMSELADRPITYSYIAVSTALMFVGLGFILGANEDLLKKMSMTDPLTGLANRRQFDERLREEVARVERYGQRLTLMLLDLDGLKSLNDRKGHEAGDNAIRAVARTMQNNCRATDVSARIGGDEFGLIAPGITMNEALTFAERIQRSLRTEASWVASELPPLTLSIGIADTSCTRELDPDRLYAAADGALYRAKQQGRDRVLMAPVQEERVAETQ from the coding sequence ATGGTGGAAACGATACCGAAACGTCAGCTCTATCCATTGCTGGGGTTTTTCCTCGCCCTGGGAGCCCCCGGGGGGCTCCTTCTGCTGCGGGGGCTTGCCCTCGGCCGACTCTTGAGTTCGGACTGGGTGATGAGCGAGCTGGCCGATCGTCCCATAACCTATAGCTACATCGCCGTCTCGACAGCTTTGATGTTCGTGGGATTGGGCTTCATCCTCGGCGCGAACGAAGACCTCCTCAAGAAGATGTCGATGACCGATCCGCTCACCGGGCTCGCGAACCGAAGGCAATTCGACGAGAGGCTTCGGGAGGAAGTCGCCCGGGTCGAGCGTTATGGTCAAAGACTCACGCTGATGCTGCTCGATCTGGATGGGCTCAAGAGCCTGAACGATCGGAAAGGGCACGAAGCCGGTGACAACGCGATTCGAGCGGTGGCGCGAACGATGCAAAACAATTGCCGCGCCACCGACGTCTCAGCGCGAATCGGGGGGGACGAGTTCGGATTGATTGCTCCCGGCATCACGATGAACGAGGCGTTGACTTTCGCGGAACGCATTCAGAGGAGTCTTCGTACCGAAGCGAGCTGGGTCGCTTCCGAGCTGCCGCCGCTGACGCTTTCGATCGGAATCGCCGACACGAGCTGCACTCGGGAGCTCGACCCCGACCGGCTGTACGCGGCGGCCGATGGCGCGCTCTATCGGGCAAAGCAGCAAGGTCGCGACCGCGTGCTGATGGCTCCGGTGCAGGAGGAGCGCGTCGCGGAGACCCAATGA
- a CDS encoding homoserine kinase, with product MSQAGRSSAFAPATIANLACGFDVLGLALETPGDTVTAERQVEPGVSLSRVEGDSGRLPRDPDLNTATVAARKLLESQGLEETTGVRLTVSKGLPLAGGLGSSAASAVAAVIAVSDLVGLDLSKDELLPAVVESERVVSGSGHADNAAACLYGGLVLVRSVDPVDVVELPVPNGLAVAVLHPHLEMSTRDSRRLLGNEIPLTNAVTQWANVGALVAGLYSSNLPLVSRALVDVVAEPVRSPHVPRFDEVKSAALRAGALGCSLAGSGPSIFALCAGLATAHEVSKKMLAAFDSAGAPEPDLFVSPVSARGGRLLS from the coding sequence ATGAGTCAGGCGGGCCGATCGAGCGCGTTCGCGCCCGCCACGATCGCGAACCTGGCATGCGGGTTCGACGTCCTCGGACTCGCCCTCGAGACACCCGGAGACACCGTGACGGCGGAGCGGCAGGTTGAACCGGGAGTGTCGCTCTCGAGAGTGGAGGGAGACTCGGGCCGGCTCCCCCGCGACCCCGACCTCAATACCGCCACGGTAGCGGCGAGGAAACTCCTCGAGAGTCAAGGCCTGGAAGAAACGACCGGCGTACGTTTGACGGTCAGCAAAGGCCTTCCACTGGCTGGCGGTTTGGGAAGCAGTGCCGCGAGCGCGGTCGCGGCCGTCATCGCGGTGTCCGACCTCGTCGGGCTCGACCTGTCGAAGGACGAGCTGCTACCCGCAGTCGTCGAAAGCGAACGGGTCGTCTCCGGTAGCGGACATGCGGACAACGCCGCCGCATGTCTCTATGGGGGGCTCGTCCTCGTCCGATCGGTCGATCCCGTGGATGTCGTGGAGCTCCCCGTGCCGAACGGCTTGGCCGTTGCCGTGCTTCACCCCCATCTCGAGATGAGCACCCGGGATTCCCGGAGGCTCCTCGGAAACGAGATTCCGCTGACGAACGCGGTGACTCAGTGGGCTAACGTGGGCGCCCTGGTTGCTGGACTCTACTCCAGCAATCTGCCGCTCGTATCTCGAGCACTGGTCGATGTGGTGGCGGAGCCGGTTCGCTCACCCCACGTGCCCCGGTTCGATGAAGTCAAGAGTGCCGCCCTTCGAGCGGGTGCGCTCGGCTGCAGCCTGGCCGGCTCCGGGCCCTCGATATTCGCACTGTGCGCCGGGCTCGCTACTGCCCACGAGGTCTCGAAGAAGATGTTGGCCGCCTTCGATTCGGCCGGTGCACCCGAGCCCGACCTGTTCGTCTCGCCCGTGAGCGCTCGAGGTGGGCGATTACTTTCGTGA
- the thrC gene encoding threonine synthase — translation MTTRYLSTNGKAARVDLGRALFSGPAPDGGLYVPERVSKVDIDELRGPTFADTASRVAALVFGRDLPADVIEQITRDSFPFEVPLVRIEDGIYVLELFHGPTLAFKDIGARFLARLMQHFTRSRKTPATVLVATSGDTGSAVGHAFHRLPGFRVFVLFPRGRVSDVQRRLFTTLGGNVLAVSVNGTFDDCQRLVKQAFSDERLTHLVSANSINLGRLLPQTFYYFHIVPQWRPGESFGVSIPSGNFGNLTAGLLAKKMGLPATRFVAATNMNDVVPEYLRTGRFQPRSSVATLSSAMDVGDPSNFARILWLYGGSLDALRRDVEGSAHTDDETLEAMRWVHRRTGYILDPHSAVGYIAARRARERTGEPFVLLATAHPAKFAETVARAIGEKIELPTRLAALNRLEEKMLEMNAHYGELYGYLK, via the coding sequence GTGACGACTCGCTACCTGAGCACTAACGGCAAAGCGGCCCGGGTCGATCTGGGACGGGCGCTCTTCTCCGGGCCCGCTCCCGACGGTGGCCTTTACGTCCCCGAGCGAGTCTCGAAGGTCGACATCGACGAGCTTCGCGGACCTACCTTCGCCGATACCGCCTCGCGGGTCGCAGCGCTCGTCTTCGGACGAGACCTGCCCGCCGACGTCATCGAGCAGATCACCCGCGACAGTTTCCCTTTCGAAGTGCCCCTGGTGCGCATCGAGGATGGGATTTACGTCCTCGAGCTGTTCCATGGTCCTACGCTCGCCTTCAAGGACATCGGTGCCCGCTTCCTCGCTCGCTTGATGCAGCACTTCACCCGTTCTCGGAAAACGCCGGCGACGGTGCTGGTGGCTACTTCGGGTGATACCGGGAGCGCCGTCGGCCATGCCTTTCATCGACTTCCGGGATTTCGCGTCTTCGTTCTGTTCCCGAGGGGAAGAGTCAGCGACGTTCAGAGAAGACTTTTCACTACGCTGGGGGGCAACGTCCTCGCCGTGTCGGTGAACGGCACATTCGACGACTGCCAGCGGCTCGTGAAGCAGGCCTTTAGCGACGAGAGGCTCACCCACCTAGTATCCGCGAACTCCATCAACCTGGGACGACTTCTTCCCCAAACCTTCTATTATTTTCACATCGTCCCGCAATGGCGCCCGGGCGAGAGCTTCGGCGTCTCCATACCCAGCGGCAACTTCGGAAATCTCACCGCCGGGCTCCTCGCGAAGAAAATGGGCCTTCCCGCAACACGATTCGTCGCCGCCACGAACATGAACGACGTCGTACCCGAGTACCTGAGGACTGGCCGTTTCCAGCCTCGAAGCTCGGTTGCTACCCTATCGAGCGCCATGGACGTCGGCGACCCCAGCAATTTCGCCCGCATCCTGTGGCTCTACGGTGGTTCCCTCGACGCCTTACGTCGGGACGTGGAAGGAAGCGCCCACACTGATGACGAGACGCTGGAGGCGATGAGATGGGTACACCGGCGAACGGGCTACATCCTGGACCCCCACTCTGCCGTTGGGTATATTGCCGCCCGACGGGCGAGAGAGCGAACCGGCGAGCCGTTCGTCCTTCTCGCAACCGCTCACCCGGCGAAGTTCGCCGAAACCGTCGCAAGAGCAATCGGTGAGAAGATCGAGCTTCCCACCCGCCTCGCCGCGCTGAACCGCCTCGAGGAGAAGATGTTGGAAATGAACGCGCATTACGGTGAGCTCTATGGGTATTTGAAATGA
- a CDS encoding MBL fold metallo-hydrolase, which produces MTLAFHGGAGTVTGSRYLLQERGVRVLVDAGMFQGLKRLRERNWNEPGFDARTLDCVLLTHAHIDHSGYLPRLVQQGLTCPVYCTRATFELAELLLMDAAKIQEEDAAFANEKGFSKHRPALPLYTTEDAAAAIALLTPVDYGAWIEPASGIRARFLNAGHILGAAMVEAHLSEGARESRIVFSGDVGRYDAPLHSNPDPLPVTDALVVESTYGDREHPSAPMEEQIRDSLLACIDRKGTVLIPSFAVGRSQLVTLILRELMRAGRLPDVPIHIDSPMAVDATRIYSRHLRDLSLDGGLTEDGRSRLFPTNVQFHRSVEESKRLNALSGPRIIISSSGMLTGGRVLHHLKRLLPSRNNLVVLVGFQAAGTRGRHMAEGADSVRIHGEDVPVRASFIQVSGLSAHADRKELLRWIQTADRAPRVAFITHGEPDSALSFKKLLQQKKLARRIFVPKMGESFDLSAMLNE; this is translated from the coding sequence ATGACGCTCGCCTTCCACGGCGGCGCCGGGACGGTGACGGGGTCACGTTACCTGCTGCAGGAGCGAGGAGTCCGCGTGCTGGTCGATGCAGGAATGTTCCAGGGGCTCAAGCGGCTCCGCGAGAGAAACTGGAACGAACCGGGTTTCGACGCGAGAACGCTCGATTGTGTCCTCCTGACCCACGCCCACATCGACCACTCCGGCTATCTTCCCCGGCTCGTCCAGCAGGGACTGACCTGTCCGGTTTACTGCACGCGAGCTACTTTCGAGCTTGCCGAGCTGCTGCTGATGGATGCAGCGAAGATCCAGGAAGAGGACGCGGCATTCGCCAACGAGAAGGGGTTCAGCAAACATCGTCCCGCACTGCCACTCTACACTACGGAAGACGCGGCGGCTGCCATCGCGCTCCTCACGCCGGTCGACTACGGCGCCTGGATCGAGCCGGCCAGCGGGATCCGGGCGCGCTTCTTGAACGCGGGACACATCCTCGGTGCGGCCATGGTCGAAGCTCATCTATCCGAGGGAGCGCGGGAGTCCAGGATCGTCTTCAGCGGAGACGTGGGGCGCTACGATGCACCGTTGCACTCGAATCCCGACCCGCTGCCGGTGACGGATGCGCTCGTGGTCGAATCGACCTACGGGGACCGAGAGCATCCGTCCGCGCCCATGGAAGAGCAAATCCGAGATTCCCTGCTGGCTTGCATCGACCGCAAGGGAACGGTGTTGATCCCCTCGTTTGCCGTAGGACGCTCACAGCTCGTGACGCTGATCCTTCGTGAGCTCATGCGAGCCGGCCGTCTTCCTGACGTCCCCATCCATATCGACAGCCCCATGGCGGTCGACGCCACCCGAATCTACAGCCGCCACCTTCGCGACCTCAGTCTCGACGGAGGCTTGACCGAGGACGGCCGCAGTCGTTTGTTCCCGACCAACGTCCAGTTTCATCGGTCGGTCGAAGAATCCAAACGGCTGAACGCGCTGAGCGGTCCAAGGATCATCATCTCGTCGAGCGGCATGCTCACCGGGGGCAGGGTCCTTCACCATTTGAAACGCCTGCTGCCGAGCCGAAACAACCTCGTCGTTCTGGTGGGCTTTCAGGCAGCGGGCACGCGTGGCCGCCACATGGCGGAAGGAGCCGATAGCGTGCGGATACACGGCGAGGACGTCCCGGTTCGAGCTTCGTTCATTCAGGTAAGCGGCCTGTCCGCTCATGCGGACCGGAAAGAGCTCCTTCGATGGATCCAGACGGCAGACCGCGCGCCCCGGGTCGCCTTCATCACCCACGGCGAGCCCGACTCGGCGCTCTCCTTCAAGAAACTCCTCCAGCAGAAGAAGCTCGCTCGGCGAATTTTCGTTCCCAAGATGGGGGAGTCGTTCGATCTCTCGGCAATGCTGAACGAGTAG
- a CDS encoding VWA domain-containing protein, which produces MSRVLLWAPELKMLAAVWLVVASGSAVSGAPSGAEQCPTDRIQFAVSVETVTLDVVVVDARGRFVPNLKAESFEVFEDGEPQELSFFTSQFTPVKTMLLLDSSSSIRSNLSAIQTAGYLFVRNLSEGDTARIGLFNSEVRFGAGFTDDVNEHFQILRSMKPAGKTALYDALLAALAELDRLDGRRSLLLFTDGDDAGPAEQGSTATMEQALESAKLSEVTIYTVGFTGWGPEGSDSVNRPFLTSLAESTGGRAFFPEDVEQVKDAFAEVQEDLHRHYRLAYMPSRGLANEDAAWRQLRVNVKDRLDLRVRTRQGYYPRKGSAK; this is translated from the coding sequence GTGAGCCGCGTGCTACTATGGGCGCCGGAGCTCAAAATGCTCGCAGCAGTCTGGCTCGTCGTCGCTTCGGGCTCCGCGGTGTCCGGAGCACCGAGCGGCGCGGAGCAATGTCCCACCGATCGGATCCAGTTTGCGGTATCGGTCGAGACGGTGACGCTAGACGTCGTGGTCGTCGACGCGAGGGGGCGCTTCGTCCCGAATCTGAAGGCGGAGAGCTTCGAAGTCTTCGAGGACGGTGAACCGCAGGAGCTATCGTTCTTCACGTCGCAGTTCACGCCAGTCAAGACGATGCTGCTCCTCGACTCATCCTCGAGCATCCGTTCGAACTTGAGCGCGATTCAGACCGCTGGTTATCTCTTCGTGAGAAACCTCAGCGAGGGGGATACCGCCCGGATCGGACTATTCAACAGCGAGGTCCGTTTCGGCGCGGGTTTCACCGACGACGTGAACGAGCATTTCCAGATACTTCGTTCCATGAAGCCCGCGGGCAAGACGGCGCTCTACGATGCCTTGCTCGCGGCGCTCGCCGAGCTCGATCGACTCGACGGGCGCAGGTCTCTCCTCTTGTTCACCGACGGGGACGACGCGGGACCGGCGGAACAGGGAAGCACGGCGACGATGGAACAGGCTCTCGAGAGCGCGAAGCTCTCCGAGGTCACCATTTACACCGTTGGATTCACTGGATGGGGCCCGGAGGGGAGTGACAGCGTGAACCGTCCGTTCCTGACGTCGCTCGCGGAATCGACCGGCGGGAGGGCCTTCTTTCCCGAGGATGTCGAGCAGGTCAAGGATGCTTTCGCCGAAGTTCAGGAAGACCTTCATCGTCACTACCGTCTCGCTTACATGCCTTCGCGCGGACTCGCTAACGAGGACGCGGCCTGGCGCCAGCTTCGGGTGAACGTGAAGGACCGACTCGATTTGAGGGTACGTACCCGCCAGGGATACTACCCGCGAAAGGGAAGCGCGAAATAG
- a CDS encoding rhodanese-like domain-containing protein: MRVVLSTMLGILMSCQPSTPNDMAAVKRWVRAEFPDVRQISVEELAKQLEAGGDNVVLLDARDEAEYAVSHLPGAIRIDPEEISAMLDGLDRDAAIVAYCSVGYRSSQLVERLAAQGFTDVANLEGSIFEWANRDLPLEREGLRVREVHPFDEKWGRLLREELRAYEPRTDLR; this comes from the coding sequence ATGCGTGTCGTGCTCTCGACCATGTTGGGTATTCTCATGAGCTGCCAACCCTCGACGCCAAACGACATGGCGGCGGTCAAACGATGGGTTCGCGCCGAGTTTCCCGATGTACGGCAGATCTCGGTGGAGGAGCTTGCGAAGCAGCTCGAGGCAGGGGGCGACAACGTGGTTCTGCTGGACGCCCGCGACGAAGCCGAGTACGCCGTCAGCCACCTTCCCGGGGCGATCCGAATCGACCCGGAGGAGATTTCGGCGATGCTCGATGGGCTCGATCGTGACGCCGCGATCGTGGCCTATTGTTCGGTCGGCTACAGGTCGTCACAGCTCGTCGAGCGACTCGCGGCGCAGGGTTTCACTGACGTCGCCAATCTCGAGGGTTCCATCTTCGAGTGGGCCAATCGGGACCTGCCGCTCGAGCGCGAGGGATTGCGGGTGCGCGAGGTTCACCCGTTCGACGAGAAATGGGGTCGGCTTCTCCGTGAGGAGCTTCGTGCCTACGAGCCCAGGACCGACCTCCGGTGA
- a CDS encoding phosphorylase, whose translation MSLFREIEKRAGDALLSGALQPIPSRMEIVEDAGVRFTVRVVESLLRKPRESKENPFLPYEQALFVAEVSDTHVVLLNKFNVMPMHLLVVTREYEEQESLLSRADFEAAWRLMQELEGLFFYNAGSIAGASQRHKHLQYVPFPVGEGPEETPLDLWSSHLPFVRAIAELKPGKNDNLIEGAERAREQYLCLLRSLALPNAGGPYNLLITSRWLCVVPRTRESWRSISVNALGFAGALLARNDSELAAIRQVGPFSILEQVGVRSL comes from the coding sequence GTGAGCCTGTTTCGCGAAATCGAGAAGCGAGCCGGGGATGCCTTGCTGTCGGGAGCGCTCCAGCCGATCCCCTCGCGTATGGAAATCGTCGAGGACGCCGGAGTTCGCTTCACCGTACGTGTCGTCGAGAGCCTTCTGCGCAAGCCACGCGAGAGCAAGGAGAACCCGTTTCTTCCGTACGAGCAAGCTCTGTTCGTCGCCGAGGTCTCGGATACCCACGTCGTCTTGCTCAACAAATTCAACGTGATGCCGATGCACCTCCTCGTCGTCACCCGAGAGTACGAGGAGCAAGAGTCTCTGCTGAGTCGAGCGGACTTCGAGGCCGCCTGGCGCCTGATGCAGGAGCTCGAGGGACTCTTCTTCTACAACGCGGGATCCATTGCCGGAGCCAGCCAGCGGCACAAGCATCTCCAGTACGTTCCTTTTCCGGTGGGCGAGGGGCCCGAGGAAACTCCGCTCGATCTGTGGAGCTCGCACCTTCCCTTCGTTCGCGCGATCGCCGAGCTGAAGCCCGGCAAGAATGACAACCTCATCGAAGGGGCGGAGAGGGCACGAGAGCAGTATCTTTGCCTGCTCCGGAGTCTCGCACTCCCGAATGCAGGCGGACCCTACAACTTGCTAATCACCTCCAGGTGGTTGTGCGTGGTGCCCCGGACGCGGGAATCGTGGCGATCGATCTCCGTCAATGCCTTGGGATTCGCAGGCGCTCTCCTGGCGCGAAACGATAGCGAGCTCGCGGCGATTCGTCAGGTGGGTCCGTTTTCGATATTGGAGCAGGTCGGGGTTCGATCTCTATAA
- a CDS encoding tRNA uridine(34) 5-carboxymethylaminomethyl modification radical SAM/GNAT enzyme Elp3, whose translation MRRTAWIDYRFSPEEHERELVAIVEALSVLAAPRPGDIDRVLRRYPKNGRSFFSRSELIAGYRQLAAKYGWPLEGALVERLRLKPVRSLSGVTTVTILTKPFPCPGRCIFCPNDVRMPKSYISSEPGAQRAAHHRFDPYAQTFARLRALDAIGHPTDKVEIIVLGGTWSSYPEPYQRWFLKRAFDALNDFHPESGATNEEERGIDFESLRDTVDGRRGENPYNRIVSDHARRQDPEGIISARESSSWKELRAVQTINETSKARCVGLSLETRPDHVSEPEVERLRRLGATKIQIGYQSLDDEVLALNERGHDVSASRRATWLLRRAGFKVQAHWMANLYGSTPQRDVEDFERLFADADFRPDELKLYPCSLVATAELMSHYEAGRYRPYTERELLELLVTCMAKTPPYCRLTRIIRDIPGEEICAGSRVTNFRDLAEREMARRGIRSRDIRAREIRDRDVSAYSLRLEEVPYRTSAGEERFLQFVTGEDRIAGFLRLCLPEHETFIDELRGAALVREVHVYGGAVGIGEREAGRAQHGGLGRRLLERAAAVARVRGYPRLSVISSVGTREYYRRCGFVDGDLYQHRIL comes from the coding sequence ATGAGAAGAACTGCCTGGATAGACTACCGGTTCTCGCCAGAGGAGCACGAGCGGGAGCTCGTCGCCATCGTGGAGGCGCTCTCGGTGCTGGCAGCGCCTCGGCCGGGTGACATCGACCGAGTCCTGAGGCGGTATCCCAAGAACGGCCGCTCGTTCTTCTCACGAAGCGAGCTCATCGCCGGCTACCGCCAGCTCGCGGCGAAGTACGGATGGCCTCTCGAGGGCGCACTGGTCGAGAGACTCCGGCTCAAGCCCGTCCGTTCGCTCAGCGGTGTGACGACCGTCACCATACTCACGAAGCCCTTCCCCTGTCCCGGCCGATGCATCTTCTGTCCCAACGACGTCCGCATGCCCAAGAGCTACATCTCGAGCGAGCCGGGAGCACAGCGGGCGGCACACCATCGCTTCGACCCCTACGCCCAGACCTTCGCGCGGCTCCGAGCTCTCGATGCTATCGGCCATCCAACGGACAAGGTCGAGATCATCGTCCTCGGTGGAACCTGGTCGTCCTATCCCGAGCCGTATCAGAGGTGGTTTCTCAAGCGTGCGTTCGACGCCCTCAACGATTTTCATCCGGAATCTGGTGCCACGAACGAGGAAGAGCGAGGCATCGACTTCGAGTCGCTCCGCGACACCGTGGACGGGCGGAGAGGAGAGAATCCTTACAATCGGATCGTATCGGACCATGCGCGTCGCCAGGACCCGGAGGGCATCATTTCCGCTCGAGAGAGCTCGAGCTGGAAGGAGCTGCGCGCAGTCCAGACGATCAACGAGACCTCAAAAGCTCGATGTGTCGGTCTCTCGCTCGAGACCCGCCCGGACCACGTGAGCGAGCCCGAGGTCGAGCGGCTGAGACGCCTGGGGGCGACGAAGATCCAGATCGGTTATCAGAGCCTCGACGACGAGGTCCTCGCGCTCAACGAGCGGGGTCACGACGTGTCGGCGTCACGCCGGGCGACCTGGCTCCTGCGGAGAGCCGGTTTCAAAGTCCAGGCGCACTGGATGGCGAATCTGTACGGCTCGACGCCGCAGAGGGACGTCGAGGACTTCGAGCGTCTGTTCGCGGACGCCGACTTTCGCCCCGACGAGCTGAAGCTCTACCCCTGCAGCCTGGTTGCGACCGCCGAGCTCATGAGCCATTACGAGGCCGGCCGGTATCGGCCCTACACCGAGAGAGAGCTTCTCGAGCTGCTCGTGACTTGCATGGCGAAGACGCCGCCATACTGCCGATTGACGCGCATCATCCGTGACATTCCCGGCGAAGAGATCTGCGCAGGAAGCCGCGTGACCAACTTTCGGGATCTGGCAGAGAGGGAAATGGCCCGACGGGGAATCCGCTCTCGGGACATCCGGGCGCGGGAGATCCGGGACCGCGACGTATCGGCGTACTCCCTCCGGCTTGAGGAAGTCCCCTATCGAACGTCGGCAGGAGAGGAAAGGTTTCTCCAGTTCGTGACGGGTGAGGATCGCATCGCCGGCTTCCTTCGATTGTGCCTCCCGGAGCACGAAACCTTCATCGACGAGCTCCGCGGCGCCGCGCTCGTCCGTGAAGTTCACGTTTACGGAGGAGCCGTTGGCATCGGGGAGCGGGAGGCGGGCCGCGCCCAGCACGGAGGTCTGGGCCGTCGCCTGCTCGAACGGGCGGCCGCTGTCGCACGGGTTCGCGGGTATCCTCGGCTTTCCGTCATTTCCTCCGTCGGAACCAGGGAGTACTACCGCCGCTGCGGTTTCGTCGACGGGGACCTCTACCAGCATCGGATTCTGTGA